The proteins below come from a single Zhouia spongiae genomic window:
- a CDS encoding DUF4136 domain-containing protein: MRTVKLLSLVAFIVLFATSCSSIRVAADYDKQANFDAYKTFAFYKPGVDKAEISDLDKKRILRAVEREMIAKGYALSESPDVLVSIFTKERDRVNVYNNAGWGWGPYWGPYWGMGYSNVSTTTEGSLYIDIIDAEEKELIWQGKGTGNLITSGDIDKKVIRINEFVTEIMSQYPPGAMKN; the protein is encoded by the coding sequence ATGAGAACAGTTAAATTATTGTCATTGGTAGCCTTCATTGTATTATTTGCTACATCCTGCTCTTCTATAAGGGTTGCAGCCGATTATGATAAACAAGCAAATTTCGACGCATATAAAACATTTGCTTTTTATAAACCAGGTGTGGATAAAGCTGAAATTTCAGATTTAGATAAAAAACGGATCCTTAGAGCTGTAGAAAGAGAAATGATCGCTAAAGGCTATGCACTCTCTGAAAGCCCGGATGTACTTGTAAGTATCTTTACCAAAGAACGCGACAGGGTAAACGTATACAACAACGCAGGCTGGGGCTGGGGTCCTTACTGGGGACCATATTGGGGAATGGGATACAGCAATGTATCTACCACCACTGAAGGCTCTCTTTACATCGATATTATTGATGCTGAAGAAAAAGAACTCATATGGCAAGGGAAGGGAACCGGAAACCTGATTACCTCCGGAGACATTGACAAAAAAGTCATCAGGATTAATGAATTCGTAACAGAGATCATGTCTCAATACCCTCCGGGTGCCATGAAAAACTAA
- the alaS gene encoding alanine--tRNA ligase — MQSQEIRKQFLSFFENKKHTIVPSAPMVIKDDPTLMFTNAGMNQFKEFFLGNKKPKNTRLTDTQKCLRVSGKHNDLEEVGKDTYHHTMFEMLGNWSFGDYFKKEAIQWAWELLTEVYKIDKEILYVTVFEGDDKEGLGKDIEAYDIWKQYISEDRILNGNKKDNFWEMGEQGPCGPCSEIHVDIRSAEEKAKVSGKELVNQDHPEVIEVWNLVFMQFNRKADSSLEELPAQHVDTGMGFERLCMVLQGKKSNYDTDVFTPIIREIETITNSKYGKDENTDIAIRVIADHLRAVSFAIADGQLPGNTGAGYVIRRILRRAIRYGFTFLNEKDPFIYKLVDTLENQMHDTFPELRSQKGIIENVIKEEEHSFLRTLDQGLQLLDNVISNSKSKIISGKKAFELYDTYGFPIDLTALILSEKGYDLDTEGFENELQKQKERSRKATKIETGDWHVLIEDDEEEFVGYDMLHTKVKITRYRKITSKKEGEMYQLIFNLTPFYPEGGGQVGDKGYLEAPNGDVTYILDTKKENSLIVHFVKNLPDNLEAVFEAVVDTDSRRNTAANHSATHLLHQGLRSVLGTHVEQKGSMVSEDYLRFDFSHFTKVSAEELKQVEEFVNARIREQLPLEENRNIPYQQAINEGAVALFGEKYGDTVRTIKFGESMELCGGTHVKNTGDIWHFVITYESAVAAGVRRIEAISADGAKQYFENQSEAYDKVLEVLKTKNDPVKVITSLQEENAALKKEIESLQKAKAKGLKKELRNGLEEVNGVKFTAQKIDLDQGALKDMVFELGNEFKNLFVLFASENNGKALLTCYISKELVAEKDLNAGKVVRELGKYIQGGGGGQPFFATAGGKNPAGIPEALEKVKSYIL; from the coding sequence ATGCAATCTCAAGAAATAAGAAAGCAGTTTTTATCGTTTTTTGAAAATAAAAAACATACGATAGTCCCTTCGGCACCGATGGTTATCAAAGACGATCCTACGTTGATGTTTACCAATGCGGGAATGAATCAGTTTAAAGAATTCTTCCTGGGGAACAAGAAACCTAAAAATACCAGGCTTACAGATACACAAAAGTGTTTAAGGGTAAGCGGTAAGCACAATGACCTGGAAGAAGTGGGTAAAGATACATACCACCATACCATGTTTGAAATGCTGGGTAACTGGAGTTTCGGGGATTATTTTAAAAAGGAAGCGATTCAATGGGCCTGGGAACTTTTAACCGAAGTATATAAAATCGATAAGGAGATCTTGTATGTCACGGTATTTGAGGGTGACGATAAAGAAGGGCTCGGGAAAGATATCGAAGCCTATGATATCTGGAAGCAATACATCAGCGAGGACAGAATCCTTAACGGAAATAAAAAAGACAACTTTTGGGAGATGGGAGAACAGGGGCCTTGCGGACCTTGTTCGGAAATACATGTAGATATCCGTTCGGCTGAAGAAAAAGCAAAAGTTTCCGGTAAGGAATTGGTAAATCAGGATCATCCGGAAGTCATTGAGGTGTGGAACCTTGTATTTATGCAGTTTAACCGTAAAGCAGATAGCTCTCTCGAAGAACTGCCTGCACAGCATGTCGATACCGGGATGGGTTTTGAAAGACTTTGCATGGTCTTGCAAGGTAAAAAGAGTAATTACGATACAGATGTATTTACTCCGATCATCAGAGAAATTGAAACTATTACCAATTCAAAGTATGGGAAGGATGAGAATACAGATATCGCTATTCGTGTTATAGCAGACCATTTAAGAGCAGTGTCATTTGCAATAGCTGATGGACAGTTGCCGGGTAATACTGGAGCCGGATATGTGATCCGGCGAATATTAAGGAGGGCTATCCGTTACGGATTTACCTTCCTTAACGAGAAAGATCCGTTTATATATAAGCTGGTCGATACTTTGGAGAATCAAATGCATGATACGTTCCCGGAGTTACGATCTCAGAAAGGAATCATCGAAAACGTCATAAAAGAAGAGGAGCATTCTTTCCTCAGAACATTAGATCAGGGATTGCAATTACTCGATAATGTTATAAGCAACAGTAAAAGCAAGATTATTTCGGGTAAGAAGGCGTTCGAACTATACGATACCTATGGTTTCCCTATCGACCTTACCGCACTTATTTTAAGTGAAAAGGGATATGACCTGGATACTGAAGGTTTTGAGAACGAATTACAGAAGCAAAAAGAGCGGTCCAGAAAGGCAACTAAAATAGAAACAGGCGATTGGCATGTGCTGATTGAAGACGACGAAGAGGAGTTTGTGGGGTATGATATGCTACATACCAAAGTCAAGATCACGCGATACAGAAAGATCACTTCAAAAAAAGAAGGCGAAATGTATCAATTGATTTTCAATCTTACACCATTTTATCCGGAAGGAGGCGGACAAGTAGGCGATAAAGGGTACCTGGAGGCTCCTAATGGTGATGTTACATATATTCTGGATACGAAGAAAGAAAATAGCCTGATCGTCCATTTTGTTAAAAATCTGCCGGATAATCTCGAAGCTGTTTTTGAAGCTGTGGTCGATACGGATTCCCGTAGGAATACTGCGGCTAACCACTCTGCAACACATCTATTGCATCAGGGGCTACGATCGGTGCTGGGAACGCATGTAGAGCAAAAAGGATCTATGGTCAGTGAAGACTATCTGCGATTCGATTTCTCTCATTTTACAAAGGTCAGTGCCGAAGAACTAAAGCAGGTAGAGGAATTTGTGAATGCCCGTATCAGAGAACAATTGCCATTGGAGGAAAACAGGAATATACCATACCAGCAGGCAATAAATGAAGGGGCAGTAGCTTTGTTTGGCGAAAAATATGGCGATACCGTACGTACTATTAAGTTTGGTGAAAGTATGGAACTTTGCGGAGGTACTCATGTTAAGAATACAGGAGATATATGGCATTTTGTGATTACTTATGAAAGTGCCGTAGCGGCCGGGGTAAGAAGGATTGAAGCTATTTCGGCCGATGGCGCCAAACAGTATTTCGAAAATCAAAGCGAGGCTTATGATAAAGTACTGGAGGTTTTAAAAACGAAAAACGATCCGGTTAAGGTCATTACATCCTTACAGGAGGAAAATGCCGCACTGAAAAAAGAAATCGAATCACTACAGAAAGCCAAGGCCAAAGGACTTAAAAAAGAGCTTCGAAACGGATTGGAAGAAGTAAACGGAGTAAAGTTTACGGCGCAAAAGATCGACTTGGACCAGGGAGCCTTAAAAGATATGGTATTTGAACTGGGGAATGAGTTTAAGAACCTTTTTGTTTTATTTGCTTCGGAAAATAACGGAAAAGCATTGCTTACGTGTTATATATCCAAGGAATTGGTGGCAGAAAAAGATCTGAATGCCGGTAAAGTGGTTCGGGAACTCGGGAAGTATATTCAGGGAGGCGGAGGAGGACAACCGTTCTTTGCTACAGCAGGTGGAAAAAATCCTGCGGGTATTCCAGAGGCATTGGAAAAAGTAAAATCATATATTTTGTAA
- a CDS encoding aromatic amino acid hydroxylase: MDTAYTSNPLLDRLPGHLKQFIKPQHYDDYSPVNQAVWRYVMRKNVDYLSKVAHESYIDGLKQTGISIDHIPSMYGMNRILKEIGWAAVAVDGFIPPNAFMEFQAYNVLVIASDIRQLEHIEYTPAPDIIHEGAGHAPIIANPEYAEYLRRFGEIGAKAISSAKDYEMYEAIRHLSIIKEAEGTPEEAIEKAEKHIDFLQENMGEPSEMALIRNLHWWTVEYGLIGEPDNPKIYGAGLLSSIGESAWCMTDQVKKLPYTIEAAYQGFDITKPQPQLYVTPDFAHLSLVLEEFANKMALRRGGLDGLNKLIYSKALGTTELSTGIQISGVFSKVIAHEGKPVYVQTTGKTALAYREKELVGHGTTYHTEGFGSPIGKLKGINLAIEDMSPRDLKAYNIYEGQRVVFDFEGHIKVEGEIITGKRNLQGKIILISLKDCTVTYDDEILFKPEWGIYDMAIGKEVVSAFSGPADVNSFDLITHVPSEQTIKPKKSASRIELEKLYQQVRDYRDGKNRTISRHKVFEQIVAHHPSDWLLPIELYELAANNHDDDFAQEILDHLEIVKQTRPEVGHLIDGGISLINSELIH; encoded by the coding sequence ATGGATACCGCATACACCAGCAATCCTTTACTAGACAGGCTTCCCGGGCACCTAAAACAGTTTATCAAGCCTCAGCATTACGATGACTATTCACCTGTTAACCAGGCCGTCTGGAGGTATGTAATGCGTAAAAATGTAGATTACCTGAGTAAGGTTGCCCACGAATCGTATATAGACGGGTTAAAACAAACAGGAATTTCCATCGATCATATTCCGAGCATGTATGGCATGAACCGGATATTAAAGGAAATTGGCTGGGCGGCTGTTGCGGTAGACGGATTCATCCCCCCTAATGCGTTTATGGAGTTCCAGGCGTATAATGTTCTCGTCATTGCTTCTGATATCCGTCAGCTGGAACATATAGAATACACACCGGCTCCTGATATCATTCACGAAGGTGCCGGACATGCTCCTATTATTGCCAACCCCGAATATGCTGAATACCTCCGTCGGTTTGGTGAGATTGGTGCCAAGGCCATATCAAGTGCCAAAGACTACGAAATGTACGAAGCTATCAGACATCTTTCAATAATAAAAGAAGCTGAAGGCACCCCTGAAGAAGCGATAGAAAAAGCAGAAAAACACATTGATTTCCTCCAGGAAAACATGGGCGAACCAAGTGAAATGGCACTTATCAGAAACTTACACTGGTGGACCGTTGAATATGGTTTAATCGGAGAACCCGACAACCCCAAAATATACGGAGCAGGACTGCTTTCCTCCATCGGAGAAAGCGCGTGGTGTATGACCGATCAGGTAAAAAAACTTCCATATACCATCGAAGCTGCCTATCAGGGATTTGACATCACCAAACCTCAACCTCAACTGTATGTTACCCCTGATTTTGCTCATCTGAGTCTTGTCCTTGAAGAATTTGCCAACAAAATGGCCTTAAGAAGAGGGGGCCTAGACGGGCTCAACAAGCTTATCTACTCTAAAGCACTCGGAACTACCGAACTCAGTACCGGTATTCAAATATCCGGTGTATTCAGTAAGGTCATTGCACATGAAGGCAAACCGGTTTATGTTCAAACAACAGGAAAAACGGCACTGGCATACAGAGAGAAAGAATTGGTCGGACACGGAACCACATACCACACCGAAGGGTTCGGCAGCCCCATCGGGAAGCTAAAAGGCATCAACCTGGCGATTGAAGATATGAGCCCCCGCGACTTAAAAGCATACAATATTTATGAAGGACAACGGGTTGTTTTTGATTTTGAAGGCCATATAAAGGTGGAAGGCGAAATCATTACCGGAAAACGCAACCTGCAAGGAAAAATCATCCTTATCAGCTTAAAGGACTGTACTGTTACTTACGATGATGAAATATTGTTCAAGCCAGAGTGGGGAATCTATGATATGGCGATCGGAAAAGAGGTAGTTTCTGCTTTTTCGGGACCCGCCGATGTAAATAGTTTCGACCTTATCACCCATGTTCCATCAGAACAAACCATCAAACCAAAAAAGTCGGCCAGCCGCATCGAACTCGAAAAACTATACCAACAGGTCAGGGATTACAGAGACGGAAAAAACAGAACCATCTCCCGACATAAAGTTTTCGAGCAAATCGTAGCCCATCATCCAAGTGACTGGCTGCTTCCCATAGAACTTTATGAACTGGCGGCAAACAATCACGACGATGATTTTGCTCAGGAGATTTTAGACCACCTGGAAATTGTTAAGCAAACCCGACCTGAAGTAGGCCACCTTATAGACGGCGGGATTTCTTTGATCAATTCAGAATTAATTCATTAA
- a CDS encoding serine hydrolase domain-containing protein, whose translation MKKIVFLLSLLFVCTLTAQSVKLAELDSLFDHYEQHQAFFGNVLIKDHGEVLYNRSVGYQNLENNKKNTLNTLFLIGSITKTYTATLILQLAEENKLNLSDKLAKYYPGIPNADKIDVEMLLRHRSGLFNYTNEEGFIENVSQPVSKEAFLTKVKGYETVFEPDARYEYSNTNYMLLGYIIEDASGNSYKKQLEEGILRKLQLKNTYLGRPVDNRYFAKSYLRKGDKWEPTMPEWNTDWAWSAGALAATLEDLAVFYEALFSGKLITQESLEKMLDIKEGYGLGIASFPFNDKKLYGHTGGIESYRSTVGYNREDGLLLVQFVNATNYFNPNDISVQLLNAVYGKPLEFADFSRTPVEVAETVLKTYEGIYGNPEFPLDIKVFVKDRELYGQATGQGAFPLTPYSDTEYEFKQAGIKMSFYKKNGKQLFLFKQGNLKYDFIRQEDN comes from the coding sequence ATGAAAAAAATTGTGTTTCTCCTGAGTTTATTGTTCGTATGTACATTAACAGCGCAATCTGTAAAGCTGGCTGAACTCGATAGCCTTTTTGATCATTATGAGCAGCACCAGGCTTTTTTTGGGAATGTATTGATAAAGGACCATGGAGAGGTTCTTTACAATCGATCGGTAGGATATCAGAACTTAGAAAATAACAAGAAAAATACACTTAATACGTTATTCTTAATAGGTTCTATAACCAAAACATATACAGCCACTCTTATTTTACAATTAGCAGAAGAGAATAAGTTAAACCTGTCTGATAAGCTGGCCAAGTATTATCCGGGTATCCCCAATGCAGATAAAATAGATGTAGAAATGCTTCTGAGGCATCGATCCGGTTTGTTTAACTACACGAATGAGGAAGGGTTTATCGAAAATGTAAGTCAACCGGTTTCTAAAGAAGCTTTTTTAACTAAAGTTAAAGGGTACGAAACCGTTTTTGAACCTGATGCCCGGTACGAGTATAGCAATACCAATTATATGCTGTTAGGGTACATTATAGAAGACGCTTCGGGGAATAGTTATAAAAAGCAGTTGGAGGAGGGAATCCTGAGAAAACTGCAATTAAAAAACACGTATCTGGGAAGGCCTGTGGATAATAGGTATTTTGCCAAATCCTATCTCCGTAAAGGTGATAAGTGGGAGCCTACAATGCCTGAATGGAATACTGACTGGGCATGGTCGGCAGGGGCTTTGGCTGCTACACTTGAAGATTTAGCAGTGTTTTATGAAGCTCTTTTCTCAGGGAAGTTAATAACTCAGGAAAGTTTAGAAAAAATGCTCGACATAAAGGAAGGATATGGTTTGGGAATAGCGAGTTTTCCTTTTAACGATAAGAAGTTATACGGGCATACAGGAGGAATAGAAAGTTATAGATCTACAGTTGGGTACAACAGGGAAGATGGACTTTTGTTAGTTCAGTTCGTCAACGCGACGAATTATTTTAATCCTAATGACATATCAGTACAATTGCTCAATGCAGTGTATGGAAAGCCATTGGAGTTCGCTGATTTTTCAAGAACTCCGGTAGAAGTTGCTGAAACTGTCTTAAAAACGTATGAAGGAATATATGGTAATCCGGAATTCCCGCTGGATATAAAAGTGTTTGTAAAAGACAGGGAGTTATACGGACAGGCTACAGGGCAGGGTGCTTTTCCGCTTACGCCGTATTCCGATACCGAATATGAGTTTAAACAGGCGGGAATCAAGATGTCGTTCTATAAAAAAAACGGAAAGCAACTGTTCCTTTTTAAACAAGGGAATTTAAAATATGATTTTATCAGGCAAGAGGATAACTGA
- a CDS encoding urocanate hydratase, with protein sequence MTFKEQISEGIPAELPQPKIYETEINHAPKRKEILNEQEKKLALKNALRYFDAKDHATLIPEFKEELEKYGRIYMYRLRPDYEMKARSIDDYPAKSKQAAAIMLMIQNNLDYAVAQHPHELITYGGNGAVFQNWAQYRLTMKYLAEMNDEQTLVMYSGHPMGLFPSHKDAPRVVVTNGMMIPNYSKPDDWEKFNALGVTQYGQMTAGSYMYIGPQGIVHGTTITVLNGFRKIGKEPKGHLFVTSGLGGMSGAQPKAGNIAGCITVCAEVNPKATHTRHSQGWVDEVITDLDALTGRVRKAKENKETVSIAYQGNIVDVWEKFDEENIHIDLGSDQTSLHNPWAGGYYPAGLTFDEANELMANNPEAFRKAVQESLRKQADAINKHTAKGTYFFDYGNAFLLEASRAGAAIMNSPEETIRTNREFKYPSYVQDIMGPMCFDYGFGPFRWVCASGDPEDLKKTDEIACNVLEEIMTNSPEEIRQQMADNIQWIKGAQENKLVVGSQARILYADAEGRMKIAEAFNKAISENEIGFVILGRDHHDVSGTDSPYRETSNIYDGSRFTADMAIHNVIGDSFRGATWVSIHNGGGVGWGEVINGGFGMVLDGSNDADRRLKSMLFWDVNNGISRRSWARNEGAVFAIKRAMEAEPNLKVTLPNEVDDDLLKNV encoded by the coding sequence ATGACATTTAAAGAACAGATATCAGAAGGTATTCCTGCGGAGCTGCCTCAGCCTAAAATATACGAAACTGAAATTAACCATGCTCCTAAGCGCAAGGAGATATTAAATGAGCAGGAGAAAAAGCTTGCCCTGAAAAATGCCTTGAGATATTTTGATGCCAAAGATCATGCAACTTTAATTCCGGAGTTTAAGGAGGAGTTAGAGAAATATGGTCGTATATACATGTACAGATTGCGTCCTGATTACGAAATGAAAGCACGCTCAATCGATGACTATCCTGCGAAGAGCAAACAAGCTGCCGCCATTATGCTGATGATTCAGAACAACCTCGATTATGCGGTGGCCCAGCATCCTCATGAACTTATTACCTATGGTGGTAATGGAGCTGTTTTCCAAAACTGGGCTCAATACAGGCTTACCATGAAATACCTGGCCGAGATGAACGACGAGCAAACCCTGGTTATGTACAGTGGCCATCCGATGGGCTTGTTCCCTTCTCATAAGGATGCTCCGAGAGTGGTTGTTACCAACGGGATGATGATCCCTAATTATTCTAAGCCGGATGACTGGGAAAAATTCAATGCATTAGGTGTTACTCAATACGGACAAATGACAGCAGGAAGCTATATGTATATCGGTCCGCAAGGTATTGTTCACGGAACCACTATCACAGTTCTTAACGGATTTAGAAAAATTGGCAAAGAGCCCAAAGGGCATTTATTTGTCACTTCCGGCCTCGGAGGGATGAGTGGTGCCCAGCCAAAAGCCGGGAACATCGCAGGTTGTATCACTGTCTGCGCCGAAGTAAACCCGAAAGCAACACACACCCGTCATTCGCAGGGGTGGGTTGATGAAGTTATTACCGATCTGGATGCATTAACCGGCAGGGTCAGAAAAGCAAAAGAAAATAAAGAAACCGTATCCATTGCATACCAGGGTAACATCGTAGATGTCTGGGAAAAATTCGACGAAGAAAATATCCATATCGATCTGGGATCAGACCAGACCTCTTTACACAATCCGTGGGCGGGTGGTTACTATCCGGCAGGATTGACTTTCGATGAAGCAAACGAACTTATGGCAAACAATCCGGAAGCATTTAGAAAAGCGGTTCAGGAATCGCTTAGAAAACAGGCGGATGCCATCAATAAACATACTGCAAAAGGCACCTATTTCTTCGATTATGGCAATGCCTTCTTATTAGAGGCTTCAAGAGCCGGGGCCGCTATTATGAACAGTCCGGAAGAAACTATCAGAACCAATCGTGAATTTAAATACCCGAGTTATGTACAGGATATTATGGGACCTATGTGTTTTGACTATGGTTTCGGACCGTTCAGATGGGTTTGTGCAAGTGGTGATCCGGAAGATTTAAAAAAGACCGACGAGATAGCCTGTAATGTTTTAGAAGAAATCATGACGAACTCTCCGGAAGAGATTCGCCAGCAAATGGCCGATAATATACAATGGATCAAAGGTGCCCAGGAAAACAAACTGGTGGTCGGGTCTCAGGCGAGAATCCTCTATGCCGATGCAGAAGGAAGGATGAAAATAGCAGAAGCTTTTAACAAAGCAATTTCTGAAAATGAAATTGGTTTTGTAATTTTAGGTAGAGATCATCACGATGTAAGCGGTACAGATTCTCCATACAGAGAAACCTCCAACATTTACGACGGCTCCCGTTTTACGGCAGATATGGCCATTCACAATGTAATCGGCGACAGCTTCAGGGGCGCTACCTGGGTAAGTATCCACAACGGAGGTGGCGTTGGATGGGGAGAAGTGATTAATGGTGGATTTGGTATGGTTCTTGATGGTAGTAATGATGCAGACAGACGTCTTAAATCGATGCTTTTCTGGGATGTCAACAACGGAATCTCCAGACGAAGCTGGGCTCGGAATGAAGGTGCCGTTTTTGCTATCAAAAGAGCTATGGAAGCAGAACCGAACCTAAAAGTGACCCTTCCTAACGAAGTAGACGATGATCTGTTAAAAAATGTTTAA
- a CDS encoding sulfatase family protein produces the protein MIKKVSFGILCSIFLFSCKNEKQEKTEEVSAANRQPNIVIVFTDDQGYEDVGCFGAPGIKTPHLDQMALEGVKLTSFYSAQAVCSASRAGLLTGCYPNRIGIHNAFMPDAQTGLNPDETTIADMLKQQGYATAIYGKWHLGDHPDFMPNKQGFDDYFGIPYSNDMWPLHPQQGPVFNFGPLPLYENEKVIDTLTDQSQLTTQITERAVSFIDKNKDKPFFLYVAHPQPHVPLFVSDKFKGKSERGLYGDVIMEIDWSVGQIIETLKKNKLDKNTLVIFTSDNGPWLAYGNHAGSADPFREGKGTAWEGGQREPFIAWYPGKLPANKTISTPVMAIDILPTVASVTNSSLPEKEIDGKNVWDVLTGETTETPHEAFYFYYRVNELFGVRYKDWKLYFPHRYRTMEGQEPGKDGLPGAYRFVDMEEIELYHLANDSIESINVADKHPDIVKKITALADKKREELGDNLTGIKGSENREPGRVKTEE, from the coding sequence ATGATTAAAAAAGTCTCTTTTGGAATTCTATGTTCCATATTCCTTTTCTCATGTAAAAATGAAAAACAAGAAAAGACAGAAGAAGTATCAGCAGCAAACAGGCAGCCCAATATTGTAATTGTATTTACAGACGATCAGGGATATGAGGATGTAGGTTGTTTCGGAGCCCCTGGCATTAAAACTCCCCACCTTGACCAAATGGCTTTGGAAGGGGTAAAACTTACCAGTTTCTATTCAGCTCAGGCTGTTTGTTCCGCATCAAGGGCCGGGCTTCTGACCGGATGTTACCCAAACAGGATCGGCATTCATAACGCCTTTATGCCTGATGCACAAACAGGACTTAACCCTGATGAAACAACTATTGCCGACATGTTAAAACAACAAGGGTACGCCACCGCCATATATGGAAAATGGCATTTGGGAGACCACCCTGATTTTATGCCAAACAAACAAGGTTTTGACGACTACTTCGGAATTCCTTATTCGAACGACATGTGGCCATTACACCCTCAGCAGGGGCCTGTATTTAATTTCGGGCCGCTCCCGCTTTATGAAAATGAAAAAGTAATCGACACGCTTACCGACCAGTCTCAACTTACAACCCAAATTACCGAAAGAGCAGTTTCTTTTATAGACAAAAACAAGGACAAGCCTTTCTTTTTATATGTAGCCCACCCGCAGCCGCACGTACCTCTTTTTGTTTCTGATAAATTTAAAGGTAAATCTGAACGCGGACTTTACGGGGACGTTATTATGGAGATCGACTGGAGTGTGGGCCAGATTATTGAAACGCTGAAGAAAAACAAACTCGATAAAAATACCCTTGTAATTTTCACCTCTGATAACGGACCATGGCTTGCTTACGGCAATCATGCCGGGTCTGCAGATCCGTTTAGGGAAGGAAAGGGCACAGCCTGGGAAGGAGGCCAGAGAGAACCTTTTATCGCCTGGTATCCGGGTAAATTACCGGCCAATAAAACTATCAGCACTCCTGTAATGGCCATCGATATACTTCCAACAGTAGCATCGGTTACAAACAGCAGCCTGCCTGAAAAGGAAATCGACGGAAAAAATGTATGGGACGTACTAACCGGTGAAACTACGGAAACGCCGCATGAAGCCTTTTATTTTTATTACCGGGTGAACGAACTCTTTGGTGTTCGTTACAAAGACTGGAAATTATACTTCCCTCACAGATATCGTACTATGGAGGGACAAGAACCTGGCAAAGATGGTCTTCCGGGAGCATATAGATTTGTAGACATGGAAGAGATCGAGTTGTATCATCTGGCTAATGATTCTATAGAATCGATAAACGTAGCAGATAAACACCCCGATATTGTAAAGAAAATCACTGCTTTAGCAGATAAAAAAAGAGAAGAATTAGGCGATAACCTAACAGGCATCAAAGGTTCTGAAAACAGGGAACCTGGCCGTGTAAAAACGGAAGAATAA
- a CDS encoding DUF5522 domain-containing protein, with amino-acid sequence MKKNIPLEEGDYYLSPQGYRVFTEKYHLKRGYCCESGCRHCPYGYNKKTNSQKN; translated from the coding sequence ATGAAGAAGAACATCCCTTTAGAGGAAGGAGATTATTACCTGTCGCCACAAGGATATAGGGTTTTTACCGAGAAATATCATTTAAAGCGCGGGTATTGCTGCGAAAGCGGTTGCAGGCACTGTCCGTATGGTTATAACAAAAAGACGAATTCACAAAAAAACTAA
- a CDS encoding GSCFA domain-containing protein, protein MLLQTHIPLYPEKNQISYDKRILMLGSCFVENIGEKLKYFKFSVQVNPFGILFHPKAILNLLERAEQKRSYTENDIFFLNERWHSYEAHSDLSGLSKQEVLEGLNKALQLTLSSLSCADFIVITSGTAWAYQLKNAERVVANCHKVPQNEFDKVLWPVEQLEDCYKKILKLIKRINPNVRIVFTVSPVRHLKDGFVENQQSKAHLMTATHLTISAAEQSFYFPAYEIMMDELRDYRFYTDDMVHPNAMAVSYIWEKFKKVWVDPKSYQLMDEIDKIQKGLNHKPFNPDSGQHRSFRRKLQHRIDRIKEQYPEMVF, encoded by the coding sequence ATGCTGTTACAGACTCACATACCGCTTTATCCTGAAAAAAATCAGATCAGTTACGATAAACGGATCTTGATGCTGGGATCCTGTTTTGTTGAAAATATAGGTGAAAAGCTGAAGTACTTTAAATTTTCTGTCCAGGTAAATCCGTTTGGTATTTTATTTCATCCTAAGGCAATCCTGAATCTTCTCGAAAGGGCAGAGCAAAAAAGGTCATATACTGAAAATGATATTTTCTTCTTAAATGAAAGATGGCATTCTTATGAGGCGCACTCCGATTTAAGCGGTTTGTCAAAGCAAGAGGTATTAGAGGGGCTGAATAAAGCGTTACAGCTTACTTTAAGCAGCTTGAGTTGTGCAGATTTCATAGTGATAACGAGTGGTACGGCCTGGGCTTACCAGTTAAAGAATGCAGAAAGGGTAGTGGCTAATTGTCATAAAGTCCCCCAAAACGAATTTGATAAGGTCTTGTGGCCGGTAGAGCAATTGGAAGATTGTTATAAGAAGATCCTGAAACTCATAAAACGAATAAATCCAAACGTCCGGATAGTCTTTACGGTTTCTCCTGTACGACATTTAAAAGATGGTTTTGTAGAAAACCAGCAAAGCAAGGCGCATTTAATGACGGCAACTCATTTGACAATTTCTGCTGCGGAGCAGTCTTTTTATTTTCCTGCGTATGAGATTATGATGGATGAACTGCGCGACTATAGGTTTTATACCGACGATATGGTGCATCCAAACGCTATGGCTGTAAGTTATATATGGGAAAAATTTAAAAAAGTATGGGTTGATCCCAAATCATATCAGTTAATGGATGAAATAGATAAAATTCAGAAAGGGTTGAATCATAAACCATTCAATCCCGATTCTGGGCAGCATCGAAGTTTTAGAAGGAAGCTCCAGCACAGGATAGACCGGATTAAAGAACAATACCCTGAGATGGTTTTTTGA